Proteins encoded within one genomic window of Eurosta solidaginis isolate ZX-2024a chromosome 1, ASM4086904v1, whole genome shotgun sequence:
- the LOC137237505 gene encoding uncharacterized protein isoform X3: MATMNSVQKSIHLPLTNLSSPRVLMCSASVGTEGSVTLQLRDSSDSNQSPASTSLENALTIGYPDPEMLADVFGSLQTASFKNHSSAVATTPPPPPPTIATTNHNNNEILVGNISNGSSSSNNNNNQILITSSTSTNNTSDSTINNNNNINSPPSNCNNTTSDSAPVNKITISRRNQTTATTTTAASVPTTASGTGTTSTTTAAAAATTTSTGKISVQTVSTATNTTNKTTSSYVKNCLIRSSSCINTNNVTSLAQIMNNSSTSSSTSLLNHSNTNSNSNCSSNSNFSSSSSSNDSIVSLNSNNSAGGGLKSGSSSKASGASGVTSVTSKKSRPKLSSPTRHGPQQCQVCSKIFGNASALAKHKLTHSDERKYVCAMCSKAFKRQDHLNGHMMTHRNKKPYECKAEGCGKSYCDARSLRRHTENHHSGIITPQNQTLSPTSGTPTGLSLSPATASGDASSPDGATCIRTYISTGGAVVDATTGVALTEEQLKAINLPIKTGVTLLSPTSTSSASSVGGISLPASSPTIALTETSIVDASEGLTREQLDLISKIMKQTNQTSAQVTVSSPTSINSYKVDTNPSGSGIGAASPQHAMNGATSRPRTWNMQLLNTTQNVSITVDESNSDATPSTATSPIETKEEDINQQFVKAINPHLLNIVKMDQKPVECNLCHRKFKNIPALNGHMRLHGGYFKKDPETKKTEKKEPSGPPLQTASIGVRALIEEKIISKRKDMNKGAFVVPAPPSSVSSTSTIRRSISDLESFLSPKSQNNNGNSSIGGSSNNNSTNENSPTTTTTTNMLPAATKIRNYGSGTFGLQQIGMSQGIEIFAPKLQKTINLGAGVNLNTSHQACNAVINPPTLKTAAAKTNTTTTKGTSTDAKDSTLIELLKRGTRIAVTAKKSLNSTNTITNLCNGNGSTRQIITNNNRTVIIPSDVQVLPTRMTKSSANGARASTPASIALSDTTPLSLTISQNSDSNMSGDVYTVTYSSDASGFFDDAAEVYNVADTDMLLQTVDTMQLLNDDAQQQLKGEHSEQFETVASVDIAEGEQNPISETCIQTDFFKLETESNGSNIPPNTLPTFQQFYSKELIMQNSAQIQAVTNMRAQQTHQLGTMSSPINSPLAYPTPPSSHENMTQSSPYVEDGQQYAEVANTFFNNEKCDAEFLTQPGTEVTFFKGDDNQQSELTDSEKILKLKTVLEESAFDGSIKVEDLLNSTQDDDTECDLRDFAESNLAFLDEDQEFLNDSRNATSPLPESFFTGTIGTADEVKEVLRDVLPDESINLNCEQQTGENIIDLYYLPGLGLQSQMMPNSDDPLLSSSPRDFAQQRGQVIQTTQQVQLQQQQSAQQLQQQQQQAQQLPQPQQQQNQSQPLAATPQIPQTTQQLHYAQNMENQLQQQQQQQQQTTAVATYVGNQVVVGMQQQQVSDVNCNNATLQYNLQHLPQVQNQQQQFIEVNTSMQHAATLDCSGGVGGSGILHQQLVFTGSTDKQEIHISGQSGLLSINGALNADTNIYFASNSNNSNNSLLTLQHNTCNTTSTSNSATAASSLCMPPAAATVISTLQPLSNQTNSILKRRLRPHSLNDPSNLQSFAKYHPLSPYRSKLRKPSRTHYTPAPILNPDRKGIGLYCSARKQLSSGLLGFESFDDDFDDSVGLVDFSDESKVNLGSAYQAQIPTCRERMQSVGSDAATDGDLYKTNSYFDVEEPIGAELLWDPTVQTDDKILMRYIDLSKSSAVPLGSHSEEVALVTLLKARGNMAAAVLTLLQTQSNAFQMKWSATELEVFLKGLERHGKDFGRISLELGSKTTGECVQMYYFWKKLCVDYKLSHLKTETPPPPPANDPKPYVCEVPDCSASF; encoded by the exons GTACAGAAAAGTATTCATTTGCCATTAACAAACTTGTCGTCGCCTCGTGTTTTGATGTGTAGCGCTTCCGTCGGCACTGAGGGTTCTGTAACACTACAACTAAGAGACTCATCCGATTCAAATCAATCACCGGCATCAACATCTTTAGAAAATGCCTTGACCATTGGCTACCCCGATCCAGAGATGCTGGCCGATGTATTCGGTTCACTGCAGACAGCTT CATTCAAGAATCACAGCAGTGCAGTAGCAacaacaccaccaccaccaccacccacgattgcaacaacaaatcataataataatgaaatactTGTTGGCAATATAAGTAATGGCAGCAGCAgtagcaacaataacaataaccaaATATTAATCACAAGCAGCACCAGCACTAACAACACTTCCGATAGTACgatcaataataataacaacataaaCAGTCCGCCGAGCAATTGTAACAACACTACCTCTGACTCAGCACCTGTTAATAAAATTACAATTAGTCGACGCAATCAAACTACCGCAACAACTACAACAGCGGCATCCGTACCAACAACAGCATCTGGCACTGGAACAACAagcacaacaacagcagcagcagcagcaacaactacGTCAACGGGTAAAATATCTGTACAAACTGTATCCACAGCAACAAATACCACCAATAAAACAACCAGCAGTTATGTTAAAAATTGCTTAATACGCAGCAGCAGTTGCATCAATACAAATAACGTCACATCGTTGGCGCAAATAATGAATAATAGCAGTACGAGTAGCTCAACGTCATTATTGAATCACAGTAATACGAATAGTAACAGCAATTGTAGCAGTAATAGCAATTTTAGTTCGTCAAGTAGCAGCAACGATAGTATTGTTAGTTTAAATAGCAACAACAGCGCTGGAGGCGGTTTGAAAAGCGGTAGCAGTAGCAAAGCTAGCGGTGCGAGTGGTGTGACGAGTGTCACATCGAAGAAGAGTCGTCCCAAATTGTCCTCACCAACACGACACGGGCCACAACAATGCCAG gtTTGTAGTAAAATCTTTGGAAATGCGTCAGCATTGGCCAAACATAAATTGACACACAGTGATGAGCGTAAATACGTTTGTGCGATGTGCTCGAAAGCATTCAAGCGACAAGATCACTT GAATGGCCACATGATGACACATCGTAACAAGAAACCCTACGAATGCAAAGCAGAAGGCTGTGGTAAATCATATTGTGATGCACGTTCGTTGCGACGTCACACTGAGAATCATCATTCGGGTATTATAACACCACAAAATCAAACGCTCTCACCAACCTCGGGTACACCAACTGGTCTTAGCCTTTCTCCAGCTACAGCAAGcg GGGATGCTAGTTCGCCAGATGGCGCCACATGCATACGCACTTACATTTCTACAGGTGGTGCAGTTGTAGATGCAACTACAGGTGTAGCACTTACAGAAGAACAATTAAAAGCTATAAATCTGCCGATTAAAACTGGTGTGACTTTACTTTCACCAACATCCACATCGTCTGCATCGTCTGTGGGTGGTATTTCTTTACCTGCCTCATCGCCAACAATTGCTCTAACAGAGACGAGTATTGTGGACGCTAGCGAAGGTTTAACGCGTGAACAATTAGATTTAATTAGTAAGATTATGAAGCAAACGAATCAGACGAGCGCACAGGTGACAGTGTCCTCACCAACTAGCATTAATTCATATAAAGTGGATACTAATCCGTCTGGCAGCGgtattggtgctgcgagtccgcAACATGCGATGAATGGCGCTACAAGTCGACCGCGTACTTGGAATATGCAATTG TTAAATACTACGCAAAATGTTTCCATTACTGTCGATGAGTCCAATTCTGATGCCACACCCAGCACAGCAACATCACCCATCGAAACCAAAGAGGAAGATATTAATCAACAATTTGTAAAAGCTATAAATCCACATCTTCTTAATATTGTGAAGATGGACCAGAAGCCTGTTGAGTGTAATTTGTGTCatcgaaaattcaaaaatataccAGCACTTAATGGCCATATGCGTTTACATGGTGGCTATTTCAAAAAAGACCCCGAAACTAAAAAGACAGAAAAGAAAGAACCAAGCGGACCACCGCTGCAAACCGCCAGTATTGGCGTACGTGCTTTGATTGAAGAGAAAATCATTAGCAAACGGAAAGACATGAACAAG GGTGCCTTCGTAGTTCCTGCACCACCCAGTAGCGTATCCAGCACATCCACAATCCGACGATCGATTAGCGATCTAGAAAGTTTCCTCAGTCCCAAATCCCAAAATAATAACGGTAATAGCAGCATTGGTGGCAGTAGTAACAATAATTCTACAAATGAAAACTCGCCCACCACCACAACTACAACAAATATGCTACCTGCTGCAACAAAAATTAGAAATTATGGTAGTGGTACCTTTGGCTTACAACAAATTGGTATGTCGCAAGGTATTGAGATATTCGCACCAAAACTACAAAAGACAATTAACCTTGGTGCGGGCGTAAACTTGAATACGTCACACCAGGCATGTAACGCCGTGATTAACCCGCCAACATTAAAAACAGCAGCAGCAAAAACAAATACAACGACTACCAAAGGAACATCGACCGATGCAAAAGACTCAACATTAATTGAGTTACTAAAGCGTGGCACACGCATCGCTGTCACTGCCAAAAAATCGCTAAATAGTACAAACACAATTACAAATCTGTGCAATGGCAATGGCAGTACGCGGCAAATAATCACAAATAATAATCGTACAGTTATTATACCATCCGATGTGCAGGTCTTGCCGACGCGCATGACAAAATCTAGCGCTAACGGTGCGCGGGCCTCTACACCAGCCAGCATAGCGTTGAGCGATACAACGCCACTCTCACTTACCATATCACAGAACAGTGACAGCAATATGAGTGGTGATGTTTATACGGTGACTTATAGCAGTGACGCGTCAGGCTTTTTTGATGATGCCGCCGAAGTTTATAATGTCGCTGACACGGATATGCTATTGCAGACAGTGGATACGATGCAATTACTAAATGATGACGCGCAACAACAATTAAAAGGCGAACATTCCGAACAATTTGAGACTGTGGCAAGTGTCGATATCGCTGAAGGTGAACAAAATCCGATTAGCGAAACTTGTATACAGACAGATTTTTTTAAGCTGGAAACTGAAAGTAATGGATCAAACATACCCCCCAACACACTACCCACGTTCCAACAATTCTATTCCAAAGAGCTCATAATGCAAAATAGTGCCCAAATACAGGCTGTGACAAATATGCGCGCGCAACAAACGCATCAATTGGGTACAATGTCCTCACCAATAAATTCCCCACTTGCGTATCCCACACCGCCCTCCAGTCATGAAAATATGACACAATCTTCGCCATATGTGGAGGATGGGCAACAGTATGCCGAGGTGGCGAATACATTTTTTAACAACGAAAAATGTGACGCGGAGTTCTTAACTCAGCCGGGTACTGAAGTGACATTCTTCAAGGGTGATGACAATCAACAGTCTGAGCTAACTGATAGCGAGAAGATATTAAAACTGAAAACAGTGTTGGAAGAGAGCGCATTTGATGGTTCTATTAAAGTTGAAGACCTCTTAAATAGCACACAAGATGATGACACTGAGTGTGATTTACGTGATTTTGCTGAAAGTAATTTGGCATTCCTGGATGAGGATCAAGAATTCTTGAATGATTCGCGAAATGCAACATCACCTTTGCCGGAATCTTTTTTCACCGGTACTATTGGCACTGCTGATGAAGTTAAAGAGGTGCTGCGTGATGTGCTACCAGATGAGAGTATCAATCTTAATTGTGAACAACAAACTGGCGAGAATATCATCGATTTGTATTATTTGCCAGGTTTGGGTTTGCAATCGCAGATGATGCCAAACTCAGATGATCCGCTATTGTCTTCATCGCCACGCGATTTCGCACAACAGCGCGGACAAGTTATACAAACTACACAGCAAGTGCAGCTGCAGCAGCAGCAGTCTGCACAGcagttacagcaacaacaacaacaagcacagcAGCTGCCACAgccacagcaacaacaaaatcaatcaCAACCGCTTGCAGCTACACCACAAATTCCGCAAACTACACAACAGCTACACTACGCACAGAATATGGAGAACCaattgcagcaacaacaacaacaacaacaacagacgaCTGCTGTCGCAACATATGTAGGCAATCAAGTAGTAGTTGGAATGCAACAACAGCAAGTTAGCGATGTCAATTGCAATAATGCGACACTGCAGTACAATCTACAGCATCTGCCACAAgtacaaaaccaacaacaacaattcatAGAGGTCAACACATCGATGCAACATGCAGCAACACTTGATTGTAGCGGTGGAGTTGGAGGCAGCGGCATATTGCATCAACAGCTTGTCTTCACTGGTTCCACAGACAAACAGGAGATACATATAAGCGGACAATCAGGTCTTTTGTCTATTAATGGTGCACTAAATGccgatacaaatatttattttgccaGCAATTCAAATAATTCCAACAACTCGTTGCTAACGCTGCAACACAACACATGCAATACAACGAGCACCAGCAACAGCGCAACCGCCGCCTCTTCTTTATGCATGCCACCAGCCGCAGCTACAGTCATCTCCACGCTACAACCCTTGTCCAACCAAACCAATTCCATATTGAAACGTCGACTGCGTCCGCATAGTTTAAATGATCCCAGCAACTTACAAAGTTTTGCCAAATATCATCCGCTGTCGCCGTATCGTTCCAAACTTCGTAAGCCCTCACGTACGCATTATACACCGGCGCCTATACTAAATCCTGATCGTAAAGGTATTGGCTTGTACTGTAGTGCACGTAAGCAATTGAGCTCGGGTTTATTGGGTTTTGAAAGTTTCGATGATGATTTCGATGATTCAGTAGGATTGGTGGATTTTTCTGATGAATCAAAGGTGAATTTAGGCTCTGCATATCAAGCTCAAATACCGACTTGTCGTGAGCGTATGCAAAGTGTTGGTAGTGATGCTGCCACCGATGGTGATTTGTACAAAACTAATTCATATTTTGATGTTGAAGAGCCAATCGGTGCAGAATTGTTATGGGATCCCACCGTACAAACCGATGACAAAATTTTAATGCGCTACATTGACCTGAGCAAATCATCAGCTGTTCCGTTGGGTAGTCATTCAGAGGAGGTGGCGTTAGTAACATTGCTGAAGGCGCGCGGAAATATGGCTGCAGCGGTATTGACACTCTTACAAACACAATCAAATGCATTCCAGATGAAATGGTCCGCTACGGAATTGGAAGTGTTCTTGAAGGGATTGGAACGACATGGCAAAGACTTTGGGCGTATTTCGTTAGAG TTGGGCTCCAAAACGACCGGCGAGTGCGTTCAAATGTATTACTTCTGGAAAAAACTCTGCGTCGACTATAAATTGTCCCATTTGAAGACAGAAACACCACCACCGCCACCAGCCAATGATCCCAAGCCATATGTGTGCGAAGTTCCTGACTGCTCTGCG